The Myxococcales bacterium genome window below encodes:
- a CDS encoding homoserine kinase has translation MATRTPLSTNDVAPWLTALGRDTEGLQLVPVEAGTVNTSSVARLRSGESLFLRLYEQQGLTGAEAEALLLGELSRRGVPTPAPLGRSGSPDMCVAIAKGKPLVAFPFIRGVTLRQSEVTTRHAAQVGEALARLHLASAGLALPADRFSVAALIGLTRRFGEVGDDEARALAPWLEQELGLADRARDARLPHGLIHADLFRDNVLFDGDRLAALLDFESCHGGAFVYDIAVVLQSWCYGSSLDLDLGRAVLSGYESVRRLDEAEWRGLYAESRFACLRFLTTRIADKTARLGKHPRRFQDRLRALDELGAAGIIERVRR, from the coding sequence GTGGCCACTCGCACGCCCCTCTCGACCAACGACGTGGCCCCGTGGCTCACCGCGCTCGGGAGAGACACCGAGGGCCTCCAGTTGGTCCCGGTGGAGGCTGGCACGGTCAACACGAGCAGCGTCGCCAGGCTGCGCTCGGGCGAATCGCTCTTCCTGCGACTCTACGAGCAGCAGGGGCTCACGGGCGCCGAGGCGGAGGCGCTCCTGCTCGGCGAGCTCTCGCGCCGCGGGGTGCCTACGCCTGCCCCGCTCGGGCGGTCGGGCTCGCCAGACATGTGCGTCGCCATCGCGAAGGGCAAGCCCCTCGTGGCGTTTCCTTTCATCCGTGGCGTCACGCTCCGCCAGTCGGAGGTCACGACGCGCCACGCGGCGCAGGTCGGTGAGGCCCTCGCGCGCCTCCACCTCGCGTCCGCCGGCCTCGCGCTCCCCGCGGACCGCTTCTCGGTCGCCGCGCTCATCGGGCTCACGCGGAGGTTCGGCGAGGTGGGCGACGACGAGGCGCGCGCGCTAGCGCCGTGGCTGGAGCAGGAGCTCGGTCTGGCCGACCGCGCGCGCGACGCGAGGCTGCCCCACGGGCTCATTCACGCCGATCTGTTCCGCGACAACGTGCTCTTCGACGGCGATCGCCTCGCCGCGCTGCTCGACTTCGAGAGCTGTCACGGTGGTGCTTTTGTGTATGATATCGCGGTTGTGCTGCAGTCTTGGTGCTACGGATCGAGCCTCGATCTCGACCTTGGGCGCGCCGTGCTCTCGGGGTACGAGTCTGTGAGGCGCCTCGACGAGGCCGAGTGGCGCGGGCTCTACGCCGAGAGCCGCTTCGCGTGTCTCCGCTTCCTGACGACCCGCATCGCGGACAAGACCGCGCGGCTCGGCAAGCATCCCCGACGCTTTCAAGACCGCCTCCGCGCGCTCGACGAGCTCGGCGCCGCGGGCATCATCGAGCGCGTTCGCCGATGA